Genomic DNA from Thermobifida alba:
CGCCCTTCCACCGCACCACGTGGGGGAACAGGTCGCCGAAGAAGGTGGAGTCCTTGGCGAGCAGATGCTCCAGGTCCAGACTGGCCTTGGTGGTCACCAGCTCGTCCAGCCGCACCTGGCTCGGCGCGATCCGTGTCCACGCGCTCTGCGACAGGCCGTGATCAGGATAAGGACGGCCGTTGCCGACCCGCTTGAAGACCATGCGCCAATAGTAAGTGGAACCGGACAGTCGGTGAGGGACGATCGGGAAACGGACACCCGTATCCAGGAGGGCTTCCCGGGCGGCGGACGGCGCGCCCCTGGTCCGAAGGGGACGGGAAGGCCGACGCCGGAGCGGGAACGGGCGGGGCCGCACCGGCGTCCGCGGTGACCGCCCCTCCACCGGAAGCGGACCGACGGTTGGCAAAGGACGCGGACGAGCGCGGCCGTTGGGCGCCTCTTTCCCGTCCAGACCGCCGGCGGAAGCGCGTCTGCGGCCGCGTCCCAGCGGAAACGGTCACGGCGCCGCAGGGACGCGGCGCCGTGACCCACGGGAAGAGCGGAACGATGTCGCGGGGCCGGGGCCCGGCCCCGCGAGAAACCGGGCCCGGCCGCCGACTACTTCTTGTCGATCGGTTCCAGCACGTCGCGGCCGACGAACGGACGCAGGGCCTCGGGGACCGCCACGGAACCGTCCGCGCGCTGGTGGTTCTCCAGGATCGCGACGATCCAGCGCGTGGTGGCCAGTGTTCCGTTGAGCGTCGCGGCGAACCGCGGCCTGCCGTCGGCGTCGCGGTAGCGGATGTTCAGGCGGCGGGCCTGGAAGTCCGTGCAGTTGGAGGTGGAGGTGAGTTCGCGGTAGCGCCCCTGGCTGGGAATCCACGCCTCGCAGTCGTACTTGCGCGCCGCGCTCGTTCCCAGGTCGCCCGCCGCGATGTCCACCACCCGGTAGGGCACCTCCAGCAGGTCGAGCATCTCGCGTTCCCACGCCAGCAGCCGCAGGTGCTCCTCGTGCGCCTGGTCGGGGTGGGCGTAGACGAACATCTCCACCTTGTTGAACTGGTGCACCCGGATGATGCCGCGCGTGTCCTTGCCGTAGGAGCCCGCTTCGCGGCGGAAGCACGAGGACCAGCCGACGTACCGGGTGGGCAGCGCGTCGGCGGGCAGGATCTCGTCCGCGTGGTACCCGGCCAGCGGCACCTCGGAGGTGCCCACCAGGTACAGGTCGTCGGCGGGCAGGTGGTAGACCTCCGCGGAGTGCTCCCCGAGGAAACCGGTGCCCTCCATGGTGTCGGGCTTGACCAGCACCGGCGGGATCACCGGGGTGAAGCCGTTGGCGGTCGCCCGCTGCATGGCCAGGTTGAGCAGGCCCAGCTCCAGCATCGCGCCGACACCGGTGAGGAAGTAGAACCGCGCCCCGGACACCTTGGCGCCCCGGTCGGTGTCGATGGCGCCGAGCATCTCCCCCAGTTCCAGGTGGTCGCGCGGGGTGAAGTCGAACTCGCGCGGCGTGCCGACCTCCTCGACCACCACGAAGTCGTCGACGCCGCCCACCGGCGCCTCGCTCTCCACCAGGTTCGGCACGGAACGCAGCAGCGCGGAGAGTTCGCCGGAGAGCGCCTCGGCCTCGGCCTCGGCGGACTTGACGTCGGCGGCCAGACTCTTGGCCCGGGCCAGCAGCGCCTCACGCTCGTCCGCCGACGCGCGGGAGACGGACTTGCCGACACTCTTCTGCTCGGCGCGCAGCGACTCGAAACGCGCCAGGGCGGCGCGGTGCCGCGAGTCCAGGTCCAGCAGCCGGTCGACGACGGAGTCGTCTTCGCCACGGGCACGCTGCGACGCGCGCAGACGGTCAGGGTCATCCCGTAGAGCTCGAAGGTCGATCACGTTGAGCAGGGTACCGGTATCGCGGTTTTCAGCACACCGTGTCATACGGTTCTGGAACGATGAGGCCGTCGACCGCATCTAATGAGGTCGACGGACCTGTCACGGGGACACGACGCACGGAGTGGAGGAACTGAGACAGGGGGGAACAGCGAGGTCCCTCGTGGGACGGGTCTCGCTTCGGCCGGCCAAGGACACCGGCCTTTGCTCCGCGCCGGTGCGGCAGCGGAGCGGAAAGGGGGAAGAACACCATGACGCAGAACTGGGGGATGAAGCCGGTCAGCTCGATGACCGCGACGGAGATCTGTGCGGCACTGGATCGGCTCGACGAGGTCGCACCCGGGGACACCGCCCTGGAGTTGGCGTTGCGGCGCGAGCTGTACCGGGTGGCCTCCGAGGACTGGATGTTCGACGAGGACTCGGTCCTGGTGGGCTGAGACCGGCCGGATCTGCGGGTCGACGCCGCCGTTCGAGGGCTCTCCGGCGGCGTCCCTTCGTCTCCGCGTCTCTCACCTGGGGATCCGGGAGCGCGGAATCCGGGTTCGCGTGTCGTGGAACCGTGGGACGGAGTTGCCGTTCGCCGCGGTGGACACCGGTTTGGCGTGTGTTCCGAGCGTGGTCCGGTCGTGGAGTCCGTCGACCGTCTGCCACGGGTGGCCGTTGCGGTCGTACTCCGCGGCGGCGAGGCGGGAGGAGCCGCGGGAAGAGCCGCCGGAACGTCCGTTCACCCGCGACTCCGTCCCGTCGGGCTGGTACCCCGCGAACACCCGTTCCATCCGGTCTCCGAGCAGGTCGTCACGGACGTGCTCGCCACTGCCGAGCGCTTCGTGCCGTCCGCTCCGGACCAGCCCGAGCAGGCTGTTGAGCGGTCCCTGGCGGCCGATGACGAACCACGCCACGGCACCGAGGACCGGCAACTGGAGAACCGTGAGCGACCACAGCAGTTTGCCGCCCCGGGTGAGCGTCCGGGCGGACAGCACGGAGGCCAGGGCCGCGATGACCAGTGTGAGCAGCGCGATCGTGAGCAGACCGCCGAGCACTCCCAGGAGCATGGCGGTGCCGTCCGACATCGGCTGCTGCGTCACGGCTGCCGTGACCCTCCCCATGGGCGACTCCTCCTGCGACTCCTCCAGTCCGTTGTCTCCAGCATGAGGAGTCGCTGCCCAACGCACGCCAGCGGCAAGGCCAGCCCCCGGTAAAACTCCCCGCGAACGCCGACGGCGGAGGACCGGTGGAGGCGGAGCGGCGTACCGGTACCGTTGGTCCGCGGTCCGCTGACGGAGACGGATCCCCGGTGGGAAGGGAGTGCGTCGATGATGGAGAGCCCGGTCGGTGAGTCCAGGGTGCCCGCTGCGGCGACCTGGGGGCTGTTCGTGGCCTGGGCGATCCACGACGCCGAGGAACTGGCGACCATGGCGCACTGGTCCAGGCGGGCGCGGCCCCGTCTGGAGAGGACGCTGCCGTGGGTGCCGCCGACGGTGTGGGACCGCATGGACCTCTCCCAGGAGCACGTGAACCTGTCCATCGGGCTGGTGGGGTGTGTGGTGGCGGCAGCCGCCGCTGACGGCGCCCGCACGAACGGCCGGAGCGTCTTCTACCAGGCCACGCTGGCCGCCCTGGGACTGCACGCCGTCTCGCACGTGGCCTCGGCGGTCGCGACGAGGGGCTACACGCCGGGGATGGTGACCGCGCCACTGGTGGCGGCGCCGTTCGCGCTGTGGGCGCGCCGGGAGCTGCGCCGCGCGGGTGTTCCCCGCGCCGCGGTCTCGCCGGCCGCGGCCCTGCTGTTCGTGCCGCTGGCGGCCGGAGTGCACGGAACGGCCGCTGCGTTGCTCGCCGCTCGGGACCGGTGGCGGCGCCGCTCCCGGAGGGGAGCGGGGGCAGCCGCGGCGGTCCGCCGTCCGTCGGCCCGCTGACCCGGCGGGGAAGTGCGGACCTCCTGCTCGGTTTGTCTGCGCGAGGGCACGACCTGCTGCTTTACTGGGCTCTATGGGCGAGCGTCGACAGGTTTTCGCGGGGGGTTCCGGGTGCTTCGGGGAAACCGTCCCGGCTGAGGGGGCCGGTCGCCTTTGTGGAAGCACGTTCCGTCCGCGCGAGTGGTCGTGATCGAGAAGCCGGGTTATCTGCGGGTCGCCGACAGTCTGCGGGAGCCCATCCTCAACGGGGAGATGCCTCCGGGGACGCGGCTGCCGTCCCGCGCCCAGCTGTCCCACCGCCACTCGGTGAGCGACCAGGTGGCCCGCCGCGCGTTGCGGCTCCTCGTGGAGGAGGGACTGATCGAGGGGCGGGCCGGATCCGGGTACTACGTGCGTGCACCGTCGGCGGAGTTCCTGCTGTCCCGGACCTGCCCCGGCCCGGATCTCGACCCGCTGCGGATCGAACGGCTGGGGGCCCGTACCGAGACCGCGTCCGCCGCGGTGGCGCGGCGGTTGGGGGTGCGGGAGGGCGAGCCGCTGTACCAGACCGAGTGTCTGGGGTACGCGCAGGGCACGCCGGTCGCGTTGCACATCGCGTGGGAGCCGGCCCTGCTCACCCTCAACACCGGGCGGACCCCGGGAGAGCTTCCCGGGCTCGGTGTCGCGGACCGTCTCGCCGGGGTGGGGATCACCGTGGACCGGGTCGAGGAGGAGGTGTCGGTCCGGGGGTTGCGGGAACCGGAAGCGCGGCGGCTCGCTCTGGCGCCGGGCGCGTCCATGCTGGTGGTCCAGCGCACCCACTTCGCCGGACGGTGTCCCGTGGAGACCTCCGACCTCATCGTCTCGGCGGACCACTGTCGTCTCGGTTACCGGTTGGCTCCGTCGCGCGGTGGGGAACAGACGTTCCGGCACAGCGGTAAGCCGTCTCCCGCGGCTCCTCAGGAGGCGGCGGACTCCTCCTCCGCGGGGGTGGCGGGGCCGGAGGGGCCGCCGGGGAAGGAGCGCGTCCAGGGGTGACCCCCTCCGACGGTGTCGTCCGGGGGCTCGTCGAGCAGGGGCACGCCCGAGGGCGGCGGAGGCGGAGCGGCGGGAGCCCGGAGCCGGTTCCACGACGGCCAACCCCGGGCTGGACACGCACCGCACCAGGGGTACGGCCGCCTCGCCGGAGGGGTCGTGGCGGCCGCCGACCAGGAGGGCTGGTCGCTGCCGCTGGACGGGGCCGGGGCGTCACGCCCGCCGTGACCGGCTCCGTCACCTGCGCAGGGGCACGGCATCCTGCGACGTGGTCCGTCAACGGTCCGGGGCAGCCGCCGAACGACGGCTCCGTGCCCGGGCGTCGTCTCTCGGCGACAGTCGACGGCCGGGGCGGGTGAGGTCGGACCGAGTCACGCGGGAAGGCTGCCGGATGCTTTCCCGTGCTGGAAACGCCGCTGGCCCACGCCGCCAAGCGGCGTGGGTCGAGTGCCGGGGCCGCCTCCCGGGCAGGTGCCGTGGGAGGCGGCCGGTGGAGTGGGGTTACCGATCCGTACGGACCGGTGGCGCGCTCCTAGTTGTTGACGTCGTTGACGTTGAGGTTGCCGGCGCAGGCTGCGGAGTTGAGCAGGTTCAGGTTGAGGCCCAGGCCCAGGAGCAGGCCGGCACCGGTGGCCTCCTGCGCCGAGATGCACTGCGCGGCCTCGGTGGCGGTGACCTCGGTGTAGTCACCGGCCAGGGCGGCCGAGGCCCCGGCGCCGACCAGGCCCGCGGTCATCGCGCCCACGGCAGCCAGCTTCATGATTCGCCGCATTTGAGACATACCTTTCAATGACGGTAGCGACAGCCGGAAAGGCCGTCGTTCCAACGGTCGCGTCGATCCGATCGCTCGGTCGCGCATTGCAACAATGCCCCACCGTCGGCGCCCCTGAATGAAGCAACGCGCGTCATGCCATTCCTTTACTTCCGTTGGCAGTTTCATTACTGTCCATTCTGTGGAGGAATGGCCGAGAAGTGGGGGGAATGGGAAACGGAAACCGCCCCCCGCGGAGCGTGCGGGGAGCGGCCGCTCGGAAGACAGCAGAGAAACGTCTCCGAAGCAGAACTGGGATCCGGTCCTAGTCGTTGATGTCGTTGATGTTGACGCTGCCGGTGCAGGCCCCGGAGTTGAGGGCGTTGACGTTCGCGCCCAGGCCGATCAGCAGGCTCAGTCCCTGAGCGGACTCGCCGGCGATGCACTGGGCGGCCTCGGTGGCGGTGATCTCGGTGTAGTCACCGGCCAGGGCGGCCGAGGCCCCGGCGCCGACCAGGCCCGCGGTCATCGCGCCCACGGCAGCCAGCTTCATGATTCGCCGCATTTGAGACATACCTTTCGATGACGGTAGTGACAGCCGGAAAAAGCTGTCGAATCCACTTTTCACGCTGGTCGAGAGGGATTCCCGGACCGCGCACGACAACAATGCCACGAGAATCTTCCCGAGCGCTGCAAGAACTCGTTCCTTGTCATTTCTTTGCGTCGGAGGGCAATGTTGTTACCGCCGGTGTCTGCCGATCGGACGGCGGAGAACACGAGGCCGCCTCCCGCGGGGTTTCCGTGGGAGGCGGCTGTTCCGCTGTGCGGCAGGAAACGTCTCCGAGCCAGAACCGGGTTCGGTCCTAGTCGTTGATGTCGTTGACGTTGACGCTGCCGGAGCAGGCTGCGGAGTTGAGCAGGTTCGCGTTCAGACCCGCACCCACGAGCAGACCGGCGCCGAGGGCCTCCTGGGCCTCGATGCACTGGGCGACCTTGGTGGCGGTGATCTCGGTGTAGTCGCCGCTGGCCAGGGCGGCCGAGGCCCCGGCGCCGACCAGGCCGGCGGTCATCGCACCCACGGCAGCCAGCTTCATGATTCGCCGCATTTGAGACATACCTTTCTCTGATGTCGTCGGTGGCTGGAGAAGAAGCCACCCATCGTCAGCGCGTTCTTCAGAACGTCTCTCTGAACCGCGCACCACAAACAATGCCCCACCCGTCTGCCGGACAGGACCGGAAATCCTGTGTCCTGGACTCTCTTTGCGCCTGTTGGCCTTCTGGTTACCGAGGGGATTCGGGGGAAAAACGAGGCCGCCTCCCGCGGGGTTTCCGTGGGAGGCGGCTGTTCCGCTGTGCGGCAGGAAACGTCTCCGAGCCAGAACCGGGTTCGGTCCTAGTCGTTGATGTCGTTGACGTTGACGCTGCCGGAGCAGGCTGCGGAGTTGAGCAGGTTCAGGTTGAGGCCCAGGCCCAGGAGCAGGCCGACGCCAGTGGCCTCCTGCGTCGAGATGCACTGGGCGACCTCGGTGGCGGTGACCTCGGTGTAGTCGCCGGCCAGGGCGGTCGAGGCCCCGGCGCCGACCAGGCCGGCGGTCATCGCGCCCACGGCAGCCAGCTTCATGATTCGCCGCATTTGAGACATACCTTTCGTCAAAGATCGCCGACGATACGGATCTCGTCGACCAATCCACTTCGGATGCCGAATGTCACCCAGAAGGGCGATGCCCATTGAGCGGCTCCGCAGAAACCTCTCCTCGTCTTTTCTTGCCATCCTTTTACTGTTCTTGCGGAGGCGGTTCCGATGGCTTCTCCTCTGGAAGGAGGGCTGTGGTTCCCCCGAATTCCCGGGAGAGCCGGAGAAAGGTTCCGTGGGAACGCGAAGCGGAACAGAAATTCTCTTTCCGAAAAAAGGGGTCCCGGACCGGGGCCGGGGAGCGGGAGGCGACGACCACCGGCCGACCCGAGACACCCGACCGGACACGGCCGGGCCGGGAACAGAAAACGGGGAGGGCGGAGCCCACCCGACACCGGCGAACCGGACACGTTCACCGGGTCGGCCAGGCGACCAACCCTCCCCGACCGCAGACGCGGAAACAGGCCCCCGCTGGGACTCCGAACTAACCGGCGGTGAACTCCGCCGCAAGCAGTTCGGCGATCTGCGCGGTGTTCAGCGCCGCACCCTTACGCAGGTTGTCCCCGCACAGGAACAGGTCCAGCGACCGCGGGTCGTCGATCGAACGACGGATGCGCCCCACCCAGGTCGGGTCGGTGCCGACCACGTCGGCCGGGGTCGGGAACTCCCCCTTGGCCGGATCGTCCTGCACGACCACCCCGGGAGAGGAGGCCAGCAGCCGACGGGCCTCGTCGGCGTCCACCTCGGTGGCGAAGGTCGCGTGGATCGCGAGCGAGTGAGTGGTGACCACCGGCACGCGCACACAGGTCACCGCCACCCGAAGATCCGGAAGACCGAGGATCTTGCGGGACTCGTTGCGGACCTTCAGCTCCTCCGACGACCAGCCGTCGTCCTTGAGCGACCCGGCCCACGGCACCACGTTCATGGCCAGCGGGGCGGGGAACGGCCCCAGCTCGCCGACCGCGGCCCGCACGTCGCCCGCCCTGGAGCCCAGAGTGCGGTCCGTGGAGACCTTCGCGATCTGGTCGTGCAGGGTGTCGACCCCCTCCTGGCCCGCACCGGAGGCGGCCTGGTAGGAGCTGACCACCAGGTCGGTGAGCCCGTAGGCCCGGTGCAGCGCGCCGATCGCCACGATCATCGACAGCGTGGTGCAGTTCGGGTTGCTGATGATGCCGCGCGGCCGGTTCCGGACCTGTTCGCCGTTGACCTCGGGTACCACCAGCGGCACGTCGTCGTCCAACCGGAACGCGCCGGAGTTGTCGACGGCGACCGCGCCCCGCGCCACCGCGACCGGAGCCCACTCCTTCGACACCTCGTCGGGGACGTCGAACATCGCCACGTCCACCCCGTCGAAGACCTCCGGAGCCAGTGCCTGGACCTCGACCTCCTCACCGCGCACGGTGAGCCGCTTGCCCGCGGAACGGGCCGACGCCACCAGGCGGATCTCCCCCCACACGTTCTCGCGGGTGGAGAGGATGTCCAGCATGACAGTGCCCACGGCGCCGGTAGCCCCGACGACGGCGAGAGTGGGAAGACGGTTGCTCATCGGCCGGTACCTCCGTAAACGACGGCCTCTACCTGATCGGCGTCCAACTGGAACTCACTGTGCGCGGCGGCCACCGCGGCGTCCACGTCGTCCTGCTCCACCACGATCGAGATGCGGATCTCGGAGGTGGAGATCATGTCGATGTTGATGCCCTGCCGGGCCACGGCGTCGAAGAACCGGGCGGTGACCCCCGGGTAGGAGCGCATGCCCGCACCGATCAGCGACACCTTGCCGATCCGGTCGTTGTACAGCAGCGACTCGAAACCGACCTTGTCCTGGATCTTCTTCAGCGCGGCCAACGCGCTCTGCCCCGAGTCGGAAGGAAGGGTGAAGGAGATGTCGGTGCGCGAGGTGGACGCCGCGGACACGTTCTGCACGATCATGTCGACGTTGATCTCGGCATCGGCCAGGGCCTTGAAGATCGCCGCCGCCTCCCCGACGCGGTCGGGCACGCCCACGACCGTGATCTTGGCCTCGCTCCGGTCATGCGCCACGCCGGAGATGATCGGTTGTTCCATGCCTTCGGTTTCCTCAACTTCCGAGACGACCCAGGTACCGGGCTTCTGATTGAAAGACGAGCGCACGTGCAGCGGGATGCCGTACCGTCGGGCGTACTCCACGCAGCGCAGGTGCAGGATCTTGGCGCCGGAGGCCGCCATCTCCAGCATCTCTTCGTAGGAGATCTTGGGGATGCGCCGGGCGGAGGGGACGATACGCGGATCAGCGGTGAACACGCCGTCCACGTCGGTGTAGATCTCGCACACGTCGGCGTTGAGCGCGGCGGCGAGCGCGACGGCCGTGGTGTCCGAACCTCCGCGCCCCAGGGTGGTGATGTCCTTGCTGTCCTGCGACACCCCCTGGAAGCCGGCGACGATGCAGATCGCGCCCTCGGCGAGCGCGTCCTTGATCCGGCCCGGGGTGACGTCGATGATCTTCGCGTTGCCGTGCAGGGACGTGGTGATGACACCCGCCTGCGAACCGGTGAAGGAACGGGCCTCGTAGCCCAGGTTCCCGATGGCCATCGCGACGAGCGCCATCGAGATCCGCTCCCCGGCGGTCAGCAGCATGTCCAGTTCCCGCCCCGGGGGAAGCGGACTCACCTGCTCCGCGAGGTCGAGAAGTTCGTCGGTGGTGTCGCCCATGGCGGAGACCACGACGACCACGTCGTATCCGGCCTTCTTCTGAGCGACGATCCGTTGGGCCACTCGCTTGACGGCCTCCGCGTCAGCCACGGACGATCCGCCGTACTTCTGCACGATCAAAGCCACGGTCGGCGCTCCTGAGGAATCGGGTTCACAATAATCGACCAGCCAGTCTAGTGATCGGGTTGTTCGCGGCTCCCAGCACTCCGACAGGGGCCAAGGCAGGGAGGTACCCGCGAAGGGGACAGGGATATCCACAAAGCCGCGGACAGCGACCACCCGGACACGGCTCTCGCCCGGCCGGGTGATCCGCCACGGCCGCTGGGGCGAGGGGGCTGAGGTCCGACTCTCAGAAGTCGAGGGCGCGGCGGCCCTCGAAGGCCCGACCCAGGGTGACCTCGTCAGCGTATTCGAGGTCGCCTCCCACGGGCAGGCCACTGGCGAGCCGGGTGACCTTCAGCCCCAAGGGTTTGAGCAGGCGTGCCAGGTAGGTGGCGGTCGCCTCTCCCTCCAGGTTCGGATCGGTGGCCAGGATCACCTCGGTGACCCGACCGTCCGAGAGGCGCGCCATCAGTTCTTTGACACGCAGGTCGTCGGGGCCGACACCCTCGATGGGGCTGATCGCACCGCCCAGCACGTGGTAGCGGCCGCGGAACTCCCGCGTCCGCTCGATGGCCACGACGTCCTTGGGCTCCTCGACGACGCAGACGACCGCGTCGTCGCGGCGCGGGTCGCGGCAGATCCGGCACTGGGTCTCCTCGGCGACGTTGCCGCACACGGAACAGAACCGGACCCGCTCCTTGACCGCGACAAGCGCGTTGACCAGGCGCTTGACGTCGGCGGTCTCCGCCGAGAGCAGGTGGAAGGCGATACGTTGCGCGCTTTTCGGACCGACGCCAGGCAGCCGCCCGAGTTCGTCGATCAGATTCTGAACCGCGCCTTCGTACATGTCCCGCCTACTCGTGGAGTGCTTGCTACCACCGTAGTGGAGTCACCCGACCGGTGGGGACCCCACCCTCGCCAGAACCGGTCGTCCCGCTCAGAAACCGGGAAGTCCCGGGATGCCGCCGCCCAGCCCCTGCGCGAGCGGTCCCATCTTCTGCTGCTGGATCTCCTCCACCATGCGCTCGGCGTCGCGGATGGCCGCGAGCACCAGGTCGGCGATGGTCTGCGCGGTGTCGGACACGTCGTCGGGGTCGACCGCCTTCGGGTCGATGGAGATGTCCTCGACCTGTCCGCGTCCGTTCATGGTGACACTGACCAGGCCGCCGCCGGAGGAACCCGTCACCCTGGTTTCGTCCAACTCCTGCTGGGCCGCCATGAGCTGCTGCTGCATCTGCTGCGCCTGCTGCAGGATCGCCTGCATGTCCATTCCGCCGCCGGGATTCACTGTTTCCCTCCTTGGTCCGGGGTTGTCCGTGCCTGCGAGCCTAGCCGTTCCACCGGTCCACAACTCCGCCTCCGACGGGCCCCGCCACGGGTTTACGGGCCGGTGGCGGGGATAGCCGAAACATCCGACCCGCGCAACGGTCACGGACGTCGACACACCCGAAAGGGCCTCGAAGCAGACGGGAAGCACCCATGACGACGTACGGTTCTCCCTCCTCCCACGAGCAGCTTCCCCCCGAAGCCCCGGCGGGCAAGGCGTGCACGGCACGGGAGGCCGGACTCGTCGAGGACGTGCGCTCCGGCCACTGCGCGCCATGGAGTATCCACCGGGACCGTCCGGTCCGGGCGGCCCCGGAGCCGGGACGCCGCGCCCGCTCCGTGACCGTGGTCCGGTCCGCCGTCCCGGAACGCGTGTCTTCCGGACAGCCCCGGACGGTGCTGCGCCACGGACAGGCCCACCACAGTTCCGACAGGGCGGCGGTCCGCCACGTCAGCGGAGAGCAGTACTTCCCCACCGGCCTGTTCGACAGACACGTGCCATCGGAGTGGCGGCCATGAACACGACGGAATTTCCACCGATCAGTGAGTATGCGATGCTGTCCGACTGCCGCACCGCCGCACTCGTCGCCCCGGACGGTGCGGTGGAGTGGCTGTGCGCGCCCCGCTTCGACAGCCCCAGCGTCTTCGCTCGGCTGCTGGACCGGCGCAGCGGCGGGGCCTGGGAGTTGACGGTGCCCGACGCCACCCCGGTCGAACGGGGCTATGTCGGAGAGACGCTGGTGCTCCGCACCCGCTGGCGGGCCCCGCAGGGGAGTGCGGTGGGCCACGACTTCCTGGCGGTCCTCCCCCGCGGCCCCGAGGGCGTCGTGTCCGCCGGAATCCTGGTCCGCCTGGTCCACTGTGAACAGGGCACGGTTCGGGTCCGCTCCCGGGTCCTGGCCCGTCCCGACTACGGTGCCCGCGACCCCCGCTGGGAGGCGCGGGACGGCGTACTCGTCGAGGACGGCAGCGGCATCCTGCTGTCCGGCCACGGCGGAGCCGTCCCCGGCCGGGAAGGGGGCGTCGTGACGGAGACCGTTCTGCACGCCGGCGAGTCGCTGGCGCTCGGCCTCGACTACACGGGGGACACGCTGCGCCGGGTCGACGCCGCGAGCGCGCACCACCTGCTCGACCGCTCGGTGCGGGCCTGGCGGACCTGGTCGTCCACCACCGACTACGACGGGGTGGCGGCCGACTGGGTGCGGCACAGCACCGTCGTCCTGCGGGGCCTCATGTTCGAGGAGAGCGGCGGCCTCGTCACGGCCCCCACCACATCGCTGCCGGAGCGGTGGGGAGGGCGGCGCAACTGGGACTACCGCTACGTGTGGAACCGCGACTCCGCCCTGGTGGTGCTCACGCTGCTGGGCATGGGCCACCACCAGGAAGCCGGCCGCTACCTGCGTTTCCTGCTGGACTACTGCATCAGAAAGGAGAGCCGGGTACCGCCGACGGCCCGGATCGACCAGGGCCCGGTCCCCGACGAGATCGTGCTGGAGCACCTGGGCGGCTACCGCGGCCTCCGCCCGGTGCGCATCCACAACAACGCCTACAGGCAGCACCAGCTCGACGTCTACGGGCAC
This window encodes:
- a CDS encoding glycoside hydrolase family 15 protein is translated as MNTTEFPPISEYAMLSDCRTAALVAPDGAVEWLCAPRFDSPSVFARLLDRRSGGAWELTVPDATPVERGYVGETLVLRTRWRAPQGSAVGHDFLAVLPRGPEGVVSAGILVRLVHCEQGTVRVRSRVLARPDYGARDPRWEARDGVLVEDGSGILLSGHGGAVPGREGGVVTETVLHAGESLALGLDYTGDTLRRVDAASAHHLLDRSVRAWRTWSSTTDYDGVAADWVRHSTVVLRGLMFEESGGLVTAPTTSLPERWGGRRNWDYRYVWNRDSALVVLTLLGMGHHQEAGRYLRFLLDYCIRKESRVPPTARIDQGPVPDEIVLEHLGGYRGLRPVRIHNNAYRQHQLDVYGHILDVAFDYHEVTGRLCAADLDELRTVVEAARRLWRQPDSGMWEVRSGQRHWTVSKLYAWVCFDRAVRLFERTGGVSADTLDAWRAERGMVRADLMAKGYHPGLGRFVQSYGSADVDGALLRIPLAGFLPGDDPRVLATIDRIDTELGEAGFLVHRYDPSATRDGVDDGPEEAFLLSSFEMVSALVMAGRVEEARRRFDALCARAGPFRLFSEKMAADGTMFGNYPQVFVHLALIEAATNLDEALRGDSLRARAHRRGRVRGRPGAETVTAGPAPPGRPGQ